One window of the Daphnia pulex isolate KAP4 chromosome 8, ASM2113471v1 genome contains the following:
- the LOC124200670 gene encoding putative defense protein 3 — MYCKNLYTCAVLGALLLVLAPIHRVNGEEEGAPTAACATMTPGHPFDPQLLSSAPFKTEIPAGNSIPMGDTVKIELRAQNSLIPFKGFLVMAFDVNDDTKPIGTFKLPSDGKVIDCLQGVGNAATHKWNNDKKLVTIDWIPPTSDYKGTAKFMTTYVHNISTFWVKTESITVSFVEEITTVTTTQVPTTTPSSASQSSSMWVGLIAFSLLTLLMR, encoded by the exons ATGTATTGCAAGAACTTGTACACCTGTGCTGTCCTCGGCGCCTTACTCCTGGTGCTGGCGCCCATCCACCGGGttaatggagaagaagaaggggctCCCACTGCCGCCTGTGCTACCATGACTCCTGGACATCCATTCGATCCGCAACTTCTCAGCTCGGCTCCGTTCAAGACAGAAATTCCGGCCGGG AACTCGATCCCGATGGGTGACACCGTGAAGATTGAACTACGCGCGCAAAATTCATTAATTCCGTTCAAAG GTTTCCTTGTGATGGCATTTGACGTGAACGATGATACTAAACCCATTGGCACATTTAAACTTCCCAGCGACGGAAAAGTCATCGACTGCCTGCAGGGCGTTGGG aatgcGGCTACGCATAAGTGGAATAACGACAAGAAATTGGTGACAATCGACTGGATCCCGCCCACTTCAGATTACAAGGGCACCGCCAAATTCAT GACCACTTACGTACacaacatttcaacattttgggTCAAGACGGAATCGATTACCGTTTCGTTCGTGGAGGAAATTACTACAGTAACGACAACACAG GTTCCGACCACCACCCCGAGTTCAGCCTCGCAATCGAGCAGTATGTGGGTCGGCCTGATTGCCTTTTCCTTGTTGACCTTATTGATGCGATaa
- the LOC124200667 gene encoding putative ferric-chelate reductase 1 homolog — translation MKDQLTSIDINMLDNKKLTAPLFLLVVISIGRIEAFPNGAPSSACTTMSPVHGYPRFPPQVTPSPFQTEIPAGEYALMDKAVRLELRSQNEMSKFKGFLVMAFDKNNDAQPIGTFQLPSDGKLMNCTADALDAATHTFNNEKQLVTVEWIPPMNYLGTVVFRTTYVQNVSTFWVKTESIAVSFVADIPTANPSQPSVAVTQPTVANTPNSAPHPSTGSFIWAGLMAAATSLLLIPSRQIQLLA, via the exons ATGAAGGACCAGCTCACATCTATAGACATCAACATGTTGGACAACAAGAAATTGACTGCTCCCTTATTCCTGTTAGTTGTGATATCCATCGGCCGGATCGAGGCCTTCCCGAACGGAGCTCCAAGTTCCGCTTGTACAACCATGAGTCCTGTGCATGGGTACCCCCGATTCCCACCTCAAGTCACTCCATCGCCCTTCCAGACGGAAATTCCGGCCGGG GAGTACGCCTTGATGGATAAGGCAGTGCGACTGGAATTGCGTTCCCAAAACGAAATGTCAAAATTCAAAG GTTTCCTTGTGATGGCCTTTGACAAGAACAATGATGCACAGCCAATCGGAACTTTTCAATTGCCCAGCGACGGCAAATTAATGAACTGCACCGCAGATGCCCTG GATGCCGCTACGCACACATTCAACAATGAAAAACAGTTGGTGACGGTTGAGTGGATTCCGCCGATGAATTATTTGGGCACGGTCGTCTTCAG GACCACATACGTACAAAACGTTTCCACATTTTGGGTCAAGACGGAATCGATTGCCGTTTCTTTTGTGGCGGATATTCCGACAGCCAATCCCAGCCAGCCGTCGGTGGCAGTGACACAACCAACG GTGGCCAACACCCCCAATTCCGCCCCCCATCCATCGACCGGCAGTTTCATATGGGCTGGTCTGATGGCCGCTGCTACCTCGTTATTACTTATCCCTTCCAGACAAATTCAACTGTTGGCCTGA